The following are encoded in a window of Paramormyrops kingsleyae isolate MSU_618 chromosome 12, PKINGS_0.4, whole genome shotgun sequence genomic DNA:
- the ccdc166 gene encoding coiled-coil domain-containing protein 166 isoform X2, whose translation MAKGHRLPARISAMSKGQAAGDLPTGAGSAGGALQAGSDQDGFQQRHYDTLTDTWNQLKRRAEMLRENEWLKKETEQTTTESQEYVSFVSRKTEILQSAIEALKEQNRQEVERLRKQREAELQKHTEKVNELKRRILEKESEICHLKAEIAELSEFKNQHQQQQLGRISELQGQLEAMYGSHAVEVRVQMADCRNKKAEYEKQARQAVEVFTRAANREAVRSMMAQMQQVSQENQSLQGELQQLIQRTHALRSRRDQLQARRQQLLLEKEYAQVVRRQRARPEEGSDVPPGQ comes from the exons ATGGCGAAG GGTCACCGACTCCCAGCGAGGATCTCAGCAATGAGTAAAGGACAGGCGGCCGGGGACCTTCCCACCGGGGCAGGTTCTGCAGGAGGGGCGCTGCAGGCTGGATCGGATCAGGACGGCTTCCAGCAGCGACA CTATGATACGCTGACTGACACGTGGAACCAGCTGAAGAGGAGAGCAGAGATGCT ACGTGAGAACGAGTGGCTGAAAAAAGAGACTGAACAAACGACCACGGAGAGT CAAGAGTATGTGAGCTTCGTGTCCAGAAAGACAGAGATACTTCAAAGTGCCATCGAGGCCCTAAAGGAGCAGAACCGGCAGGAGGTGGAGAGGCTGAGGAAGCAGAGGGAGGCGGAGCTGCAGAAGCACACAGAGAAGGTCAACG AGTTAAAGAGGAGAATCCTGGAGAAGGAGTCTGAAATATGTCACCTGAAAGCTGAGATTGCAGAGCTCAGTGAGTTTAAG AACCAGCATCAGCAACAACAGCTTGGCCGCATTTCGGAGCTACAGGGACAGCTGGAGGCCATGTACGGCAGCCACGCCGTGGAGGTGCGTGTCCAGATGGCCGACTGCCGCAATAAGAAGGCAGAATATGAGAAGCAGGCCAGGCAGGCGGTGGAGGTCTTCACCCGCGCTGCCAATAGG gaggcaGTTCGATCCATGATGGCCCAAATGCAGCAGGTATCCCAAGAAAACCAgagcctgcagggggagctgcAGCAGTTGATTCAGAGGACACACGCACTGCGCTCCCGCCGGGATCAACTGCAGGCACGCAGGCAGCAGCTCCTGCTGGAGAAAGAGTATGCGCAGGTGGTGCGCAGGCAGAGGGCACGGCCAGAAGAGGGCAGCGATGTGCCACCAGGTCAATAA
- the sema4f gene encoding semaphorin-4F isoform X1: protein MKTAVDWVAEVYLFCFIPCYWTASIGGTYGNANLQQFYNLSNFSTFLLDPSTATLYLGARDAILAIDTNDLTKRAKQIVWDVPKSKQDACVAKGKTEGDCHNYIRLLEFMNSSSIYACGTYAYYPQCVTIDVKSFSLKRTPNGEVEMETGKGKCPFEPSQHYAAVMADGVLYTAATSNFLGTLFDISRATGNEGERIRTEQSINWLNDPEFVSSAFIKEDPNNPIGEDDKIYFFFTEVAREYDLYTKVKVSRVARVCKGDVGGMKTLQKRWTTFLKAQLVCEDRISGQRYNILTDVYTTDVREGDPSSTHFYGIFTSQWEREPLSAVCAYSLEDIKKVMAGPFKELKKNCENWNNPEPIPSPRPGQCITKALKGEGFESSLKLPDKVLTYVRDHPLMENSVMAAPLLVRRGVTYTKIAVSHASDSQGGDVVLHLGTDRGQLHRVLVEGQNTSILLESPIFPFQEPVNNILLYKGRALVGSPQSLMSLPVDGCEQYSSCETCALVRRLGCMWRTKAGAPACVKALGGIPQGAEPEDPLGRCGVGEARCHPTVKDFRVMTGMHVVLSCEQLSPRSCYWVHPDGRHTWQRHLEVMVSSDSVGIYTCFCEEGGREQPPCRKAEYQLAMDAPCMGVVEALTGTRHVVAGYPVCFFAGAFLGCLLYIMCVGHRTTHMPEKNGRDFLQSSDTPLSPSSASLLSEGVPLTEKRNGTLNGHSVYGNSGGHKLPESAVNRAVEVDGKEPEETAEQLEEEMTSGMDEFGELKNPKAAPLAPFEESSI from the exons ATCGTGTGGGACGTCCCGAAGAGCAAGCAAGATGCATGTGTGGCCAAGGGGAAGAcggag GGTGACTGCCACAACTACATCAGGCTGCTGGAGTTCATGAACAGCAGCAGTATCTACGCCTGTGGCACCTACGCCTACTACCCCCAGTGCGTCACTATC GACGTCAAGAGCTTCTCCCTGAAAAGGACGCCCAATGGGGAGGTGGAGATGGAGACGGGGAAAGGGAAATGTCCATTTGAGCCCAGCCAGCACTATGCGGCAGTCATGGCAG ATGGAGTCCTGTACACAGCCGCCACCAGCAATTTCCTGGGCACGCTCTTTGACATCTCCCGGGCAACGGGCAATGAAGGGGAGCGTATCCGCACCGAGCAGTCAATCAACTGGCTCAACG ACCCGGAGTTTGTGAGTTCTGCGTTCATCAAGGAAGATCCAAACAATCCTATAGGGGAAGATGACAAGATCTACTTCTTCTTCACAGAGGTCGCTAGGGAGTATGACCTCTACACCAAGGTCAAAGTCTCCAGAGTAGCTCGTGTCTGCAAG GGAGATGTTGGGGGCATGAAGACCCTCCAGAAGCGATGGACAACCTTTCTAAAGGCCCAGCTGGTGTGTGAGGACCGCATCAGCGGCCAACGTTATAACATCCTGACAGACGTCTACACCACAGATGTCCGGGAGGGAGACCCTAGCAGCACCCATTTCTACGGCATCTTCACCTCACAGTG GGAGAGGGAGCCCTTATCTGCTGTGTGCGCCTACAGCTTGGAGGATATCAAGAAGGTGATGGCCGGGCCCTTCAAAGAGCTGAAGAAGAACTGCGAGAACTGGAACAACCCAGAGCCCATTCCCAGCCCTAGACCAGGACAG TGCATCACCAAGGCCCTTAAGGGAGAAGGCTTCGAATCCTCGCTCAAGCTTCCAGACAAGGTGCTGACCTATGTGCGTGACCACCCCCTGATGGAGAAcagtgtgatggcggcgcccctgcTTGTTAGGCGGGGAGTAACCTACACCAAGATCGCTGTCAGCCACGCCAGCGACAGTCAGGGTGGTGATGTGGTCCTGCACCTGGGCACAG ACCGCGGGCAGCTGCACAGGGTGCTGGTGGAGGGACAGAACACCAGCATCCTGCTGGAGAGCCCCATATTCCCTTTCCAGGAGCCTGTTAACAACATCCTCTTATACAAG GGCCGGGCCCTGGTTGGGTCGCCCCAATCCCTGATGAGCCTCCCAGTAGATGGCTGTGAGCAGTACAGCAGCTGCGAGACGTGCGCTCTGGTTCGAAGGCTGGGCTGCATGTGGAGGACCAAGGCAGGAGCACCAGCCTGTGTCAAGGCACTGGGAGG GATCCCGCAGGGAGCTGAGCCCGAAGACCCGCTGGGGCGGTGCGGCGTCGGAGAGG CACGCTGCCATCCCACAGTGAAGGATTTCCGCGTGATGACCGGGATGCACGTCGTCCTGTCCTGTGAGCAGCTCTCGCCTCGGTCTTGCTACTGGGTCCACCCAGATGGCCGCCACACATGGCAGCGCCACCTGGAGGTGATGGTCAGTAGCGACAGCGTGGGCATCTACACCTGCTTCTGCGAGGAAGGCGGCCGAGAGCAGCCTCCCTGCCGCAAAGCTGAGTACCAGCTGGCCATGGATGCCCCCTGCATGGGTGTGGTCGAGGCCCTGACGGGCACGCGCCACGTGGTGGCCGGTTACCCCGTGTGTTTCTTCGCTGGGGCCTTCTTGGGCTGTCTGCTCTACATTATGTGTGTGGGCCACAGGACCACCCACATGCCTGAAAAGAATGGGCGGGACTTCCTGCAGTCCTCAGACACGCCCCTGTCCCCCAGCAGTGCCAGCCTGCTGTCCGAGGGCGTGCCCCTCACGGAGAAGCGGAATGGGACGCTCAATGGACACAGCGTCTACGGCAACAGCGGCGGCCACAAGCTACCGGAGTCGGCGGTCAACCGGGCCGTGGAGGTAGACGGCAAGGAGCCAGAGGAGACGGCggagcagctggaggaggagatgACGTCGGGGATGGACGAGTTTGGAGAGCTCAAGAACCCCAAGGCTGCCCCGTTGGCTCCATTTGAGGAGAGCTCCATTTGA
- the sema4f gene encoding semaphorin-4F isoform X2 has translation MQNAPDCYNHRTYGNANLQQFYNLSNFSTFLLDPSTATLYLGARDAILAIDTNDLTKRAKQIVWDVPKSKQDACVAKGKTEGDCHNYIRLLEFMNSSSIYACGTYAYYPQCVTIDVKSFSLKRTPNGEVEMETGKGKCPFEPSQHYAAVMADGVLYTAATSNFLGTLFDISRATGNEGERIRTEQSINWLNDPEFVSSAFIKEDPNNPIGEDDKIYFFFTEVAREYDLYTKVKVSRVARVCKGDVGGMKTLQKRWTTFLKAQLVCEDRISGQRYNILTDVYTTDVREGDPSSTHFYGIFTSQWEREPLSAVCAYSLEDIKKVMAGPFKELKKNCENWNNPEPIPSPRPGQCITKALKGEGFESSLKLPDKVLTYVRDHPLMENSVMAAPLLVRRGVTYTKIAVSHASDSQGGDVVLHLGTDRGQLHRVLVEGQNTSILLESPIFPFQEPVNNILLYKGRALVGSPQSLMSLPVDGCEQYSSCETCALVRRLGCMWRTKAGAPACVKALGGIPQGAEPEDPLGRCGVGEARCHPTVKDFRVMTGMHVVLSCEQLSPRSCYWVHPDGRHTWQRHLEVMVSSDSVGIYTCFCEEGGREQPPCRKAEYQLAMDAPCMGVVEALTGTRHVVAGYPVCFFAGAFLGCLLYIMCVGHRTTHMPEKNGRDFLQSSDTPLSPSSASLLSEGVPLTEKRNGTLNGHSVYGNSGGHKLPESAVNRAVEVDGKEPEETAEQLEEEMTSGMDEFGELKNPKAAPLAPFEESSI, from the exons ATCGTGTGGGACGTCCCGAAGAGCAAGCAAGATGCATGTGTGGCCAAGGGGAAGAcggag GGTGACTGCCACAACTACATCAGGCTGCTGGAGTTCATGAACAGCAGCAGTATCTACGCCTGTGGCACCTACGCCTACTACCCCCAGTGCGTCACTATC GACGTCAAGAGCTTCTCCCTGAAAAGGACGCCCAATGGGGAGGTGGAGATGGAGACGGGGAAAGGGAAATGTCCATTTGAGCCCAGCCAGCACTATGCGGCAGTCATGGCAG ATGGAGTCCTGTACACAGCCGCCACCAGCAATTTCCTGGGCACGCTCTTTGACATCTCCCGGGCAACGGGCAATGAAGGGGAGCGTATCCGCACCGAGCAGTCAATCAACTGGCTCAACG ACCCGGAGTTTGTGAGTTCTGCGTTCATCAAGGAAGATCCAAACAATCCTATAGGGGAAGATGACAAGATCTACTTCTTCTTCACAGAGGTCGCTAGGGAGTATGACCTCTACACCAAGGTCAAAGTCTCCAGAGTAGCTCGTGTCTGCAAG GGAGATGTTGGGGGCATGAAGACCCTCCAGAAGCGATGGACAACCTTTCTAAAGGCCCAGCTGGTGTGTGAGGACCGCATCAGCGGCCAACGTTATAACATCCTGACAGACGTCTACACCACAGATGTCCGGGAGGGAGACCCTAGCAGCACCCATTTCTACGGCATCTTCACCTCACAGTG GGAGAGGGAGCCCTTATCTGCTGTGTGCGCCTACAGCTTGGAGGATATCAAGAAGGTGATGGCCGGGCCCTTCAAAGAGCTGAAGAAGAACTGCGAGAACTGGAACAACCCAGAGCCCATTCCCAGCCCTAGACCAGGACAG TGCATCACCAAGGCCCTTAAGGGAGAAGGCTTCGAATCCTCGCTCAAGCTTCCAGACAAGGTGCTGACCTATGTGCGTGACCACCCCCTGATGGAGAAcagtgtgatggcggcgcccctgcTTGTTAGGCGGGGAGTAACCTACACCAAGATCGCTGTCAGCCACGCCAGCGACAGTCAGGGTGGTGATGTGGTCCTGCACCTGGGCACAG ACCGCGGGCAGCTGCACAGGGTGCTGGTGGAGGGACAGAACACCAGCATCCTGCTGGAGAGCCCCATATTCCCTTTCCAGGAGCCTGTTAACAACATCCTCTTATACAAG GGCCGGGCCCTGGTTGGGTCGCCCCAATCCCTGATGAGCCTCCCAGTAGATGGCTGTGAGCAGTACAGCAGCTGCGAGACGTGCGCTCTGGTTCGAAGGCTGGGCTGCATGTGGAGGACCAAGGCAGGAGCACCAGCCTGTGTCAAGGCACTGGGAGG GATCCCGCAGGGAGCTGAGCCCGAAGACCCGCTGGGGCGGTGCGGCGTCGGAGAGG CACGCTGCCATCCCACAGTGAAGGATTTCCGCGTGATGACCGGGATGCACGTCGTCCTGTCCTGTGAGCAGCTCTCGCCTCGGTCTTGCTACTGGGTCCACCCAGATGGCCGCCACACATGGCAGCGCCACCTGGAGGTGATGGTCAGTAGCGACAGCGTGGGCATCTACACCTGCTTCTGCGAGGAAGGCGGCCGAGAGCAGCCTCCCTGCCGCAAAGCTGAGTACCAGCTGGCCATGGATGCCCCCTGCATGGGTGTGGTCGAGGCCCTGACGGGCACGCGCCACGTGGTGGCCGGTTACCCCGTGTGTTTCTTCGCTGGGGCCTTCTTGGGCTGTCTGCTCTACATTATGTGTGTGGGCCACAGGACCACCCACATGCCTGAAAAGAATGGGCGGGACTTCCTGCAGTCCTCAGACACGCCCCTGTCCCCCAGCAGTGCCAGCCTGCTGTCCGAGGGCGTGCCCCTCACGGAGAAGCGGAATGGGACGCTCAATGGACACAGCGTCTACGGCAACAGCGGCGGCCACAAGCTACCGGAGTCGGCGGTCAACCGGGCCGTGGAGGTAGACGGCAAGGAGCCAGAGGAGACGGCggagcagctggaggaggagatgACGTCGGGGATGGACGAGTTTGGAGAGCTCAAGAACCCCAAGGCTGCCCCGTTGGCTCCATTTGAGGAGAGCTCCATTTGA
- the ccdc166 gene encoding coiled-coil domain-containing protein 166 isoform X4, protein MRWLYDMQGLDPAKRPPDVPLRYNIRSMNWQAEYVFLKIVTLAKSVNLAANVKGTSLRSRSHCPHTDPQQEYVSFVSRKTEILQSAIEALKEQNRQEVERLRKQREAELQKHTEKVNELKRRILEKESEICHLKAEIAELSEFKNQHQQQQLGRISELQGQLEAMYGSHAVEVRVQMADCRNKKAEYEKQARQAVEVFTRAANREAVRSMMAQMQQVSQENQSLQGELQQLIQRTHALRSRRDQLQARRQQLLLEKEYAQVVRRQRARPEEGSDVPPGQ, encoded by the exons ATGAGGTGGTTGTATGACATGCAAGGTTTAGACCCTGCAAAGAGACCTCCTGATGTACCCTTGAGGTACAATATTAGGAGCATGAACTGGCAGGcagaatatgtatttttaaaaattgtcaCTTTAGCGAAAAGCGTCAACTTAGCAGCTAATGTAAAAGGAACATCTTTGCGGAGCAGGTCTCATTGCCCACACACTGACCCACAGCAAGAGTATGTGAGCTTCGTGTCCAGAAAGACAGAGATACTTCAAAGTGCCATCGAGGCCCTAAAGGAGCAGAACCGGCAGGAGGTGGAGAGGCTGAGGAAGCAGAGGGAGGCGGAGCTGCAGAAGCACACAGAGAAGGTCAACG AGTTAAAGAGGAGAATCCTGGAGAAGGAGTCTGAAATATGTCACCTGAAAGCTGAGATTGCAGAGCTCAGTGAGTTTAAG AACCAGCATCAGCAACAACAGCTTGGCCGCATTTCGGAGCTACAGGGACAGCTGGAGGCCATGTACGGCAGCCACGCCGTGGAGGTGCGTGTCCAGATGGCCGACTGCCGCAATAAGAAGGCAGAATATGAGAAGCAGGCCAGGCAGGCGGTGGAGGTCTTCACCCGCGCTGCCAATAGG gaggcaGTTCGATCCATGATGGCCCAAATGCAGCAGGTATCCCAAGAAAACCAgagcctgcagggggagctgcAGCAGTTGATTCAGAGGACACACGCACTGCGCTCCCGCCGGGATCAACTGCAGGCACGCAGGCAGCAGCTCCTGCTGGAGAAAGAGTATGCGCAGGTGGTGCGCAGGCAGAGGGCACGGCCAGAAGAGGGCAGCGATGTGCCACCAGGTCAATAA
- the ccdc166 gene encoding coiled-coil domain-containing protein 166 isoform X3, with amino-acid sequence MSKGQAAGDLPTGAGSAGGALQAGSDQDGFQQRHYDTLTDTWNQLKRRAEMLRRENEWLKKETEQTTTESQEYVSFVSRKTEILQSAIEALKEQNRQEVERLRKQREAELQKHTEKVNELKRRILEKESEICHLKAEIAELSEFKNQHQQQQLGRISELQGQLEAMYGSHAVEVRVQMADCRNKKAEYEKQARQAVEVFTRAANREAVRSMMAQMQQVSQENQSLQGELQQLIQRTHALRSRRDQLQARRQQLLLEKEYAQVVRRQRARPEEGSDVPPGQ; translated from the exons ATGAGTAAAGGACAGGCGGCCGGGGACCTTCCCACCGGGGCAGGTTCTGCAGGAGGGGCGCTGCAGGCTGGATCGGATCAGGACGGCTTCCAGCAGCGACA CTATGATACGCTGACTGACACGTGGAACCAGCTGAAGAGGAGAGCAGAGATGCT CAGACGTGAGAACGAGTGGCTGAAAAAAGAGACTGAACAAACGACCACGGAGAGT CAAGAGTATGTGAGCTTCGTGTCCAGAAAGACAGAGATACTTCAAAGTGCCATCGAGGCCCTAAAGGAGCAGAACCGGCAGGAGGTGGAGAGGCTGAGGAAGCAGAGGGAGGCGGAGCTGCAGAAGCACACAGAGAAGGTCAACG AGTTAAAGAGGAGAATCCTGGAGAAGGAGTCTGAAATATGTCACCTGAAAGCTGAGATTGCAGAGCTCAGTGAGTTTAAG AACCAGCATCAGCAACAACAGCTTGGCCGCATTTCGGAGCTACAGGGACAGCTGGAGGCCATGTACGGCAGCCACGCCGTGGAGGTGCGTGTCCAGATGGCCGACTGCCGCAATAAGAAGGCAGAATATGAGAAGCAGGCCAGGCAGGCGGTGGAGGTCTTCACCCGCGCTGCCAATAGG gaggcaGTTCGATCCATGATGGCCCAAATGCAGCAGGTATCCCAAGAAAACCAgagcctgcagggggagctgcAGCAGTTGATTCAGAGGACACACGCACTGCGCTCCCGCCGGGATCAACTGCAGGCACGCAGGCAGCAGCTCCTGCTGGAGAAAGAGTATGCGCAGGTGGTGCGCAGGCAGAGGGCACGGCCAGAAGAGGGCAGCGATGTGCCACCAGGTCAATAA
- the LOC111857372 gene encoding protein O-GlcNAcase has translation MEEKREFLCGVVEGFYGRPWSMEQRKVLFQWMEKWGLNTYLYGPKDDLKHRLLWREVYSQEEEAQLKTLVSESESRGLRFVYALSPGQDIVFSSSCDIGLLKRKLKQVADLGCQAFAILFDDIDHSLCQADSETFSSFAHAQVTVTNEIFRFLGEPSVFLFCPTEYCGSLCSPNVAKSPYLLTVGEDLLPGISVIWTGSKVISRELSADSLEEVQMVLQRPPLVWDNLHANDYDSRRVFLGPFKGRAPGLRKHLRGLLLNPNCEFEADYIPLHTLGAWHRAGHQKDAEGQYCPEEALSAALKDWMVELNQTLHPGRQDRPVELKPSVAKSKSKTAGSADNHPATRGSQLKSLLDATQGQGSPSEASTKPTLGTTPDRGGQDTGVALCSEEGDLIADRKTKSPSAEEDRQEGKDSKEESQEGGGKAKERPPSRNGIQVKTQGKVSCGSKTPLTESEVRLLTGLYYLPHEHGAPAQRLLQDLAWLKANSHCVSANGKKGQSQKAEEWRRRAEQFQAACEDIARLHCSVVNSVNRAFLYDLYPYVWDLRNTALVAKAFISWLDGRVLNDGCPAGSWRNCFHWCGTTMGAELLGVESEPWMFKGGLAGEVQMLLPVGTNSELFSHPPPLFPTSRLYNIRPFQLKDKVELYRMVRQLHMKTLGIPDAALTHPDLMGDRFLGAFLALCPEYSFVLEDELGVCGCALGILDVRSFAKRCQATWLPSMRDKYPSRTHGVAAPQEVLLLYQDEQSDYPDSLLYHFPSQLCLDALPELVDCSVTRSLLTVLFSALKANGSQGVFCEVLPTDHTRLEFLTKLGFLEILRGEARPREGLVLGRLL, from the exons ATGGAGGAGAAACGCGAGTTCCTTTGTGGGGTTGTGGAAG GCTTTTATGGCCGGCCCTGGTCCATGGAGCAGAGGAAGGTGCTTTTTCAGTG GATGGAGAAGTGGGGCTTGAACACCTACCTTTATGGCCCCAAAGACGACCTGAAACACCGGCTGCTCTGGAGGGAGGTGTACTCTCAGGAGGAGGAAG CTCAGTTGAAGACTCTGGTGTCAGAGTCAGAGTCGCGCGGCCTGCGATTCGTTTATGCCCTTTCGCCTGGGCAGGATATCGTCTTCTCAAGTTCCTGTGATATCGGCCTGCTGAAGCGAAAACTCAAGCAG GTGGCAGACTTGGGATGCCAGGCCTTCGCCATTCTCTTCGACGATATCGACCATTCCCTGTGCCAGGCGGACAGTGAGACCTTTTCCTCATTCGCCCATGCCCAGGTTACCGTGACCAATGAGATCTTCCGTTTCCTAGGGGAACCATCTGTCTTCCTTTTTTGTCCCACAG AATACTGTGGCTCTCTCTGCTCACCAAACGTGGCCAAATCCCCCTACCTGCTGACAGTGGGGGAGGACCTACTGCCTGGGATATCCGTCATCTGGACTG GAAGCAAGGTGATATCCCGTGAGCTCAGCGCAGACTCCCTGGAGGAAGTGCAAATGGTGCTACAGCGCCCCCCTCTGGTTTGGGACAACCTCCACGCCAACGACTACGACTCAAGGCGGGTCTTCCTGGGCCCCTTCAAGGGCCGAGCCCCTGGGCTACGGAAGCACCTGAGGGGATTGCTGCTCAATCCAAACTGCGAGTTTGAGGCCGACTACATCCCTCTGCACACCCTGGGGGCGTGGCACCGGGCAGGGCACCAGAAGG ATGCTGAGGGACAGTACTGCCCAGAGGAGGCGCTCTCAGCTGCTCTGAAGGACTGGATGGTGGAGCTGAACCAAACATTACACCCAG GTCGTCAGGACAGGCCAGTGGAGCTGAAGCCATCAGTGGCCAAATCAAAGTCAAAAACCGCAGGGAGCGCTGACAATCATCCCGCCACTAGGGGGAGCCAACTGAAATCCTTGTTGGATGCTACTCAAGGGCAAGGCTCCCCTTCAGAAGCTTCCACGAAGCCCACCCTGGGTACGACACCGGATCGCGGGGGGCAGGACACCGGCGTGGCCTTGTGTAGCGAGGAGGGGGATCTGATTGCTGATCGAAAAACCAAATCTCCCAGTGCCGAGGAAGACCGACAGGAAGGCAAAGACTCAAAAGAAGAAAGCCAAGAAGGGGGAGGAAAGGCCAAAGAGCGCCCCCCCTCCAGGAATGGCATTCAGGTCAAGACCCAGGGCAAGGTCTCATGTGGTAGCAAGACCCCCCTGACTGAGTCGGAGGTTCGACTGCTGACGGGACTGTACTACCTTCCCCACGAGCATGGCGCCCCCGCACAGCGCCTCCTACAGGACCTCGCCTGGCTGAAGGCCAACAGCCACTGCGTCAGCGCCAATGGCAAGAAGGGCCAGTCGCAGAAG GCTGAGGAGTGGCGCCGGCGCGCCGAACAGTTCCAGGCGGCGTGCGAAGACATTGCGCGGCTGCACTGCAGCGTGGTCAACAGCGTCAACCGGGCCTTCCTCTACGACCTGTACCCCTACGTGTGGGACCTGCGCAACACCGCCTTGGTAGCCAAGGCCTTCATTAGCTGGCTGG ATGGGCGGGTGCTGAATGATGGCTGTCCTGCAGGATCCTGGAGGAACTGTTTTCACT GGTGTGGTACGACCATGGGTGCAGAGCTCCTGGGGGTGGAGTCGGAGCCCTGGATGTTCAAAGGGGGGCTGGCAGGAGAGGTGCAG ATGCTCCTCCCAGTCGGGACCAACAGTGAGCTTTTTAGCCACCCTCCTCCCCTCTTCCCCACCTCCAGGCTGTACAACATCCGCCCCTTCCAGCTCAAAGACAAG GTGGAGCTGTACCGCATGGTGCGTCAGCTTCACATGAAGACCCTGGGAATCCCCGATGCTGCCTTAACCCACCCTGACCTCATGGGAGACCG GTTTTTGGGGGCATTCCTGGCCCTCTGCCCAGAGTACAGCTTCGTGCTGGAGGACGAGCTGGGAGTTTGTGGCTGTGCCCTGGGCATCCTGGACGTGCGCTCCTTCGCCAAACGATGCCAGGCCACATGGCTGCCTTCCATGAGGGACAAGTACCCCTCCCGTACACACGGGGTCGCTGCACCGCAG GAGGTGCTCCTGCTGTACCAGGATGAGCAGTCTGATTACCCCGACTCCTTGCTGTACCACTTCCCATCTCAGTTGTGTCTGGATGCCCTACCTGAGTTGGTAGACTGCAGCGTGACCCGGAGTCTGCTGACCGTCCTGTTCAGTGCCCTCAAGGCTAACG GCTCCCAGGGAGTGTTCTGCGAGGTGCTTCCTACGGACCACACACGCCTGGAGTTTCTGACTAAATTGGGCTTCCTGGAAATCCTGCGGGGTGAGGCCAGACCACGGGAAGGCCTGGTCCTTGGCCGGCTGCTGTAG
- the ccdc166 gene encoding coiled-coil domain-containing protein 166 isoform X1: protein MAKGHRLPARISAMSKGQAAGDLPTGAGSAGGALQAGSDQDGFQQRHYDTLTDTWNQLKRRAEMLRRENEWLKKETEQTTTESQEYVSFVSRKTEILQSAIEALKEQNRQEVERLRKQREAELQKHTEKVNELKRRILEKESEICHLKAEIAELSEFKNQHQQQQLGRISELQGQLEAMYGSHAVEVRVQMADCRNKKAEYEKQARQAVEVFTRAANREAVRSMMAQMQQVSQENQSLQGELQQLIQRTHALRSRRDQLQARRQQLLLEKEYAQVVRRQRARPEEGSDVPPGQ, encoded by the exons ATGGCGAAG GGTCACCGACTCCCAGCGAGGATCTCAGCAATGAGTAAAGGACAGGCGGCCGGGGACCTTCCCACCGGGGCAGGTTCTGCAGGAGGGGCGCTGCAGGCTGGATCGGATCAGGACGGCTTCCAGCAGCGACA CTATGATACGCTGACTGACACGTGGAACCAGCTGAAGAGGAGAGCAGAGATGCT CAGACGTGAGAACGAGTGGCTGAAAAAAGAGACTGAACAAACGACCACGGAGAGT CAAGAGTATGTGAGCTTCGTGTCCAGAAAGACAGAGATACTTCAAAGTGCCATCGAGGCCCTAAAGGAGCAGAACCGGCAGGAGGTGGAGAGGCTGAGGAAGCAGAGGGAGGCGGAGCTGCAGAAGCACACAGAGAAGGTCAACG AGTTAAAGAGGAGAATCCTGGAGAAGGAGTCTGAAATATGTCACCTGAAAGCTGAGATTGCAGAGCTCAGTGAGTTTAAG AACCAGCATCAGCAACAACAGCTTGGCCGCATTTCGGAGCTACAGGGACAGCTGGAGGCCATGTACGGCAGCCACGCCGTGGAGGTGCGTGTCCAGATGGCCGACTGCCGCAATAAGAAGGCAGAATATGAGAAGCAGGCCAGGCAGGCGGTGGAGGTCTTCACCCGCGCTGCCAATAGG gaggcaGTTCGATCCATGATGGCCCAAATGCAGCAGGTATCCCAAGAAAACCAgagcctgcagggggagctgcAGCAGTTGATTCAGAGGACACACGCACTGCGCTCCCGCCGGGATCAACTGCAGGCACGCAGGCAGCAGCTCCTGCTGGAGAAAGAGTATGCGCAGGTGGTGCGCAGGCAGAGGGCACGGCCAGAAGAGGGCAGCGATGTGCCACCAGGTCAATAA